Proteins from a single region of Candidatus Puniceispirillum marinum IMCC1322:
- a CDS encoding YraN family protein: MPITNRTPHKTSPHKTSKSARFKAAEKAGHLAEARAALWYRLRGFRILARRWHSHVGEIDIIAQRGALLVFCEVKYRQQDIHSASPSTRQQKRITRAASLFMAASPQHHNHQCRFDVILIERKPHALWSRLIPIINAW, from the coding sequence ATGCCGATTACAAACAGAACACCACATAAAACGTCGCCGCATAAAACGTCAAAGAGCGCCCGGTTCAAAGCAGCTGAAAAAGCCGGGCATCTGGCCGAAGCGCGCGCAGCTCTATGGTATCGGTTGCGCGGGTTTCGCATTCTGGCACGGCGCTGGCACAGCCATGTTGGCGAAATAGATATCATCGCACAACGCGGCGCATTGCTGGTCTTTTGCGAAGTCAAATACCGCCAGCAGGATATTCATAGTGCCAGCCCTTCAACCCGCCAGCAAAAACGCATTACCCGCGCCGCGTCCCTATTCATGGCCGCTTCACCCCAGCACCATAATCATCAATGCCGCTTTGATGTGATTTTGATCGAACGAAAACCCCATGCCTTATGGTCGCGCTTGATACCCATTATTAATGCTTGGTAG
- a CDS encoding BON domain-containing protein, whose translation MQASRPSHISTMTHLTACMLLLASLALQGCVAAAVGVGTAAVAASSTEKGLSTSVSDSVIFTKLHDKFIQNDASLGTVVDVTVNDGAVLMTGKVKTPEEKVLATKLAWEIKGVREVVNEIQVTDTSTLKDVAKDLAASAQLRGKLITDGSISSLNFSIDVVNGIVYLSGVAASTDEMNAVIAHAQDLRFAQQVVNYISLASDTRD comes from the coding sequence ATGCAGGCGTCACGCCCTTCCCATATTTCAACTATGACACATCTTACGGCCTGTATGCTGTTACTGGCATCGCTTGCGCTACAAGGTTGTGTGGCGGCGGCGGTTGGTGTTGGCACGGCGGCGGTGGCGGCGTCATCGACGGAAAAAGGGCTTTCGACATCGGTATCTGACAGCGTCATCTTCACCAAACTGCATGACAAATTCATCCAGAACGACGCCAGCCTTGGCACCGTTGTCGATGTGACGGTCAATGATGGCGCGGTATTGATGACAGGCAAGGTAAAAACCCCGGAAGAAAAAGTTCTGGCCACAAAGCTGGCATGGGAAATCAAAGGCGTCCGTGAAGTGGTCAATGAAATTCAGGTCACCGACACCTCAACACTCAAGGATGTTGCCAAAGATCTGGCGGCCAGTGCGCAATTGCGTGGCAAGCTGATTACCGATGGCTCTATTTCATCACTTAATTTCAGCATTGATGTGGTGAATGGCATTGTATATCTGTCGGGCGTTGCCGCATCGACGGATGAAATGAATGCGGTTATTGCCCATGCGCAGGATCTGCGCTTTGCCCAGCAGGTGGTCAATTACATCAGCTTGGCCAGCGATACACGCGATTAG
- the gshB gene encoding glutathione synthase: protein MTSPLNAPKNLSIAIQMDPVEAIAIAGDTSFAFGLEAQKRGHSLWYYTPDKLSLNASRIEARGQSLQLFDRQDDHFAVGALEIRPLTDFDVVLMRQDPPFDMAYITATHLLEMLPPTTMVVNNPAEVRNAPEKLLVTLFPELMPPTLISRDPATIAAFRATHRDIIVKPLFGNGGAGVFRLREDDQNLSSLLEMFFETNREPVMVQAYIPAVTKGDKRVILVDGEPVGAVNRIPQKGEARSNFHVGGSAAATDLTARDLEICQAIGPELRRRQLLFVGIDIIGDYITEINVTSPTGIREILRLSNIDIAALTWDAIERIHPTYANNGIAR, encoded by the coding sequence ATGACATCGCCCCTAAATGCGCCCAAAAACCTCTCCATTGCCATCCAGATGGATCCGGTTGAAGCGATTGCAATCGCTGGTGACACCAGCTTTGCCTTTGGTCTGGAAGCACAGAAACGCGGCCATAGCCTGTGGTATTACACCCCCGACAAGCTCAGCCTGAACGCATCAAGAATTGAGGCACGCGGCCAGTCATTACAGCTATTTGACCGACAAGACGATCATTTCGCCGTTGGTGCCCTCGAGATACGCCCGCTTACCGATTTTGACGTGGTGCTGATGCGCCAGGATCCGCCTTTCGATATGGCCTATATCACCGCCACACATCTGCTCGAAATGTTGCCACCAACAACTATGGTCGTCAACAATCCGGCCGAGGTACGCAACGCACCGGAAAAGCTGCTGGTCACCCTGTTTCCCGAATTGATGCCGCCGACCCTGATCAGCCGCGATCCGGCAACGATTGCTGCCTTTCGGGCGACGCATCGCGACATCATCGTCAAGCCGCTTTTCGGCAATGGCGGGGCTGGTGTGTTCCGCCTGCGTGAAGATGACCAGAATCTTAGTTCCTTACTCGAAATGTTTTTTGAGACCAACCGCGAACCGGTGATGGTACAGGCCTATATTCCGGCCGTTACCAAAGGCGATAAGCGCGTCATTCTTGTTGATGGCGAACCGGTTGGCGCGGTGAACCGGATTCCGCAAAAAGGCGAAGCGCGTTCCAATTTCCATGTCGGTGGCAGTGCTGCCGCGACCGACCTTACCGCGCGTGATCTGGAAATCTGTCAGGCCATTGGCCCGGAATTGCGCCGGCGCCAGCTTCTATTTGTCGGCATTGATATCATCGGCGATTATATCACCGAGATCAATGTCACTTCGCCGACAGGCATCCGCGAGATTCTGCGTCTGTCGAATATCGATATCGCCGCGCTCACCTGGGATGCAATCGAGCGCATTCACCCGACTTACGCAAATAACGGCATCGCCCGATAG